The Novosphingobium terrae genome has a window encoding:
- the moaA gene encoding GTP 3',8-cyclase MoaA encodes MAVSSSPLVDRYNRAITYLRLSVIDRCDLRCTYCMPERQTFLPKSEVLSLDELHRLSLGFMARGLRKIRLTGGEPLVRRDMVDLVRALGRHIGDGLDELTLTTNATQLAQHADALAGAGVRRVNISLDTLDRARFARIARRDALPAVLEGIAAAREAGLAVKINTVALKGQKEDELPDLIAWAHGQGFEITLIEVMPLGVVDGDRFDHYLPLSQVRADLERRWTLLPDTHRSGGPARYVHVAETGGRLGLITPLTGNFCDGCNRVRVTATGQLFACLGGREQVDLRAALRSADPEAALDHALDQAMAIKPEKHHFTIDRPGAEPALARHMSMTGG; translated from the coding sequence ATGGCGGTTTCGTCTTCTCCTCTGGTCGATCGCTACAACCGCGCGATCACCTATCTGCGGCTGAGCGTGATCGACCGCTGCGATCTGCGCTGCACCTATTGCATGCCCGAGCGGCAGACTTTCCTCCCCAAATCCGAGGTGTTGAGCCTCGATGAACTCCACCGCCTGTCGCTGGGTTTTATGGCGCGGGGCTTGCGCAAAATCCGCCTGACCGGGGGTGAGCCGCTGGTGCGCCGGGATATGGTCGATCTGGTGCGCGCTCTGGGGCGGCATATCGGTGATGGCTTGGATGAGTTGACGCTCACCACCAACGCCACCCAACTGGCCCAGCATGCCGATGCGCTGGCCGGGGCGGGGGTGAGGCGGGTGAACATCTCGCTCGATACGCTGGATCGGGCGCGTTTTGCCCGGATCGCCCGGCGCGATGCTTTGCCCGCCGTGCTGGAGGGCATTGCCGCCGCGCGGGAAGCGGGGCTGGCGGTGAAGATCAACACCGTGGCGTTAAAGGGCCAGAAAGAGGATGAACTCCCCGATCTGATCGCCTGGGCGCATGGTCAGGGTTTCGAGATCACGCTGATCGAGGTGATGCCGCTGGGTGTGGTGGATGGGGATCGCTTCGATCATTACCTGCCCCTGTCCCAGGTGCGCGCCGATCTGGAGCGCCGCTGGACCTTGCTGCCTGATACGCATCGCAGTGGCGGCCCGGCGCGTTACGTGCATGTGGCCGAGACCGGCGGCCGTCTGGGCCTGATCACCCCGCTGACCGGCAATTTCTGCGATGGCTGCAACCGGGTTCGCGTGACGGCGACGGGGCAGCTCTTCGCCTGCCTCGGCGGGCGTGAGCAGGTCGATCTGCGTGCGGCCTTGCGCAGCGCCGATCCCGAAGCCGCTCTGGATCATGCTTTGGATCAGGCCATGGCCATCAAGCCGGAAAAGCATCATTTCACCATCGACCGCCCCGGCGCAGAGCCTGCCCTGGCCCGCCATATGTCGATGACGGGCGGCTAG
- a CDS encoding Rossmann fold domain-containing protein → MSGAMQVIRVDDLPAAPLAAAAHFHTSVVPQIEARARGALGVTLLLPAADDTHRAWRAAALGALARALAPARINALAGGDAAARERALAFVAGAPGLTGQVLPLDGARAGEVLD, encoded by the coding sequence GTGAGTGGCGCAATGCAGGTGATCCGGGTGGATGACCTGCCCGCTGCGCCCTTGGCGGCGGCGGCGCATTTCCATACCTCTGTTGTGCCGCAGATAGAGGCTCGGGCGCGGGGCGCTCTGGGTGTCACGCTGCTGCTGCCTGCTGCGGATGACACGCATCGGGCGTGGCGTGCGGCGGCGCTGGGGGCTCTGGCGCGGGCTTTGGCTCCGGCGCGGATCAATGCTCTGGCGGGGGGCGATGCAGCAGCGCGCGAGCGGGCTTTGGCTTTTGTCGCCGGGGCGCCGGGGCTGACGGGGCAGGTGCTGCCGCTGGATGGCGCCAGGGCGGGCGAAGTGCTAGACTAG
- a CDS encoding dihydroneopterin aldolase — MADSLILEVADFEVDVLTGIYSEETGKPQPLRISIQVRLKPAERYLPDTPLSASKNYMDLKFAASGALPQGVHFTLIEAVGDHIAETLFLQDDRIEQVTVKIVKLAIAEGSEQIGMTLTRERR; from the coding sequence GTGGCCGACAGCCTGATCCTTGAAGTCGCCGATTTTGAAGTTGATGTCCTCACGGGCATTTACTCGGAGGAGACGGGCAAGCCGCAGCCTTTGCGCATCAGCATTCAGGTGCGGCTGAAGCCGGCGGAGCGCTATCTGCCCGATACGCCGCTTTCGGCGTCGAAGAATTATATGGATCTGAAGTTCGCGGCGAGCGGGGCGCTGCCTCAGGGCGTGCATTTCACACTGATCGAGGCGGTGGGTGACCATATCGCCGAAACGCTGTTCCTTCAGGATGACCGCATCGAGCAGGTGACGGTGAAGATCGTCAAGCTGGCGATTGCCGAGGGCAGCGAGCAGATCGGCATGACCCTGACGCGTGAGCGGCGCTAA
- a CDS encoding class I SAM-dependent methyltransferase has protein sequence MAELILQPQLLLGEGWGDYGLVDSGNGRKLERYGAQRFIRPEPQALWQPRAEDWDAHGEFVPGADEDGGGRWSYTKSVPSDGWPLSWPNGDEKVRFTAQCTPFRHLGFFPDMAPVWDWMGSMLDGKADASCLNLFGYTGVGSLALSRFGSVTHVDASKKSVAQARANAALSGMDGRPVRWIIDDAAKFTAREVRRGKRYDGIIMDPPKFGRGPDGEVWRLEEHLPGLVKDARALLDADSRFLFLTVYAVRMSSLALAGLLDEVFAELPGFVEHGDLAVREDNAGRVLPTAIFARWRRD, from the coding sequence ATGGCTGAGCTGATCCTCCAACCCCAGCTCCTCCTCGGCGAGGGCTGGGGCGACTATGGCCTTGTCGATTCGGGCAACGGACGCAAGCTGGAGCGCTATGGTGCCCAGCGCTTCATCCGCCCCGAACCGCAGGCCCTGTGGCAGCCGCGCGCCGAAGACTGGGACGCCCATGGCGAATTCGTGCCCGGCGCGGATGAGGATGGCGGCGGCCGCTGGTCCTACACCAAATCCGTGCCCAGCGACGGTTGGCCCCTGAGCTGGCCCAACGGTGACGAAAAGGTGCGCTTCACCGCGCAATGCACGCCCTTTCGCCATCTCGGTTTCTTCCCCGACATGGCCCCCGTGTGGGACTGGATGGGCAGCATGCTGGATGGGAAGGCCGATGCCTCCTGTCTGAACCTCTTCGGCTACACCGGCGTCGGTTCGCTGGCTTTGAGCCGTTTCGGTTCGGTCACCCATGTCGATGCCAGCAAGAAGTCCGTGGCGCAGGCGCGTGCCAATGCGGCACTTTCGGGCATGGACGGGCGCCCCGTTCGCTGGATCATCGATGACGCCGCCAAGTTCACCGCGCGCGAGGTCCGTCGCGGCAAGCGCTATGACGGCATCATCATGGACCCGCCCAAATTCGGTCGCGGCCCCGATGGCGAGGTCTGGCGGCTTGAAGAGCATCTCCCCGGTCTGGTGAAGGATGCCCGCGCTCTGCTGGATGCCGACAGCCGTTTCCTGTTCCTGACGGTCTATGCCGTGCGCATGTCGTCGCTGGCTTTGGCCGGGCTGCTGGATGAGGTTTTCGCTGAACTCCCCGGCTTCGTGGAGCATGGCGATCTGGCAGTGCGTGAGGATAACGCCGGGCGGGTGTTGCCCACGGCGATCTTTGCGCGGTGGCGGCGGGATTAA
- the thrC gene encoding threonine synthase, whose translation MDYISTRGRAPALDFMGATLAGLASDGGLYVPRVWPEFSKAEIAAMAGLPYAQLAQRIMQLFVGDCLSPERLLELTTAAYGRFAHKAVTPLKQFDEQQWLLELFHGPTLAFKDVALQLLGLLFEEFLGRTPQNLTIVGATSGDTGSAAIDAVAGRAKVDIFMLHPKGRVSDVQRRQMTTVLAPNVHNIAITGSFDDAQAMVKRMFNDKDVTGQFNIGAVNSINWARLMAQVVYYFAAALQLGAPHRKVAFSVPTGNFGDVFAGYVAAKMGLPIEKLIVATNVNDILHRALSTGDYSAGTVTPTAAPSMDIQVSSNFERLLFDLGGRDGLALSEQMAGFESTKAMQLTNAQREGAADLFTSARVDPDQMAEAIRWGWEATGELVDPHTAIALHAARTSGIAADVPVVTLATAHPAKFPDAVERATGRRPGLPARVGDLFEREERLTDLPGDYDAVAAYVAQHATPKA comes from the coding sequence ATGGACTATATTTCCACTCGCGGTCGCGCTCCGGCGCTGGATTTCATGGGCGCCACGCTGGCGGGTCTGGCGAGCGACGGCGGGCTTTATGTGCCGCGCGTATGGCCGGAATTCAGCAAGGCCGAGATCGCCGCGATGGCGGGCCTGCCCTATGCGCAGCTGGCTCAGCGCATTATGCAGCTCTTCGTGGGCGACTGCCTTAGCCCCGAACGCCTGCTGGAACTGACTACCGCCGCCTATGGTCGCTTCGCACACAAGGCCGTCACGCCGCTCAAGCAGTTTGACGAGCAGCAGTGGCTGCTGGAGCTGTTCCACGGCCCCACGCTGGCCTTCAAGGATGTGGCGCTGCAGCTTCTCGGTCTGCTCTTCGAGGAATTCCTGGGCCGCACGCCTCAGAACCTCACCATCGTGGGCGCCACCAGCGGCGACACCGGCAGCGCGGCGATCGACGCCGTGGCGGGCCGCGCCAAGGTCGACATCTTCATGCTGCACCCCAAGGGCCGCGTGTCCGATGTGCAGCGCCGCCAGATGACCACGGTGCTGGCGCCCAACGTTCATAACATCGCCATCACCGGCAGCTTTGACGATGCGCAGGCCATGGTGAAGCGCATGTTCAACGACAAGGACGTGACCGGCCAGTTCAACATCGGCGCGGTGAACTCGATCAACTGGGCGCGGCTGATGGCGCAGGTGGTCTATTACTTCGCCGCCGCGCTTCAGTTGGGCGCCCCGCACCGCAAGGTGGCCTTCAGCGTGCCGACCGGCAATTTCGGTGACGTTTTCGCCGGTTACGTCGCTGCCAAGATGGGTCTGCCGATCGAAAAGCTGATCGTCGCCACCAATGTGAACGACATTCTGCATCGCGCGCTCTCCACCGGCGACTATTCCGCTGGCACAGTGACGCCGACCGCCGCCCCCTCGATGGACATTCAGGTGTCCTCCAACTTCGAGCGTCTGCTGTTCGATCTGGGTGGCCGCGATGGCCTCGCCCTGTCCGAGCAGATGGCCGGTTTCGAATCGACCAAGGCAATGCAGCTCACCAACGCCCAGCGCGAAGGCGCCGCCGACCTGTTCACCAGCGCCCGCGTCGACCCCGACCAGATGGCCGAAGCCATCCGCTGGGGCTGGGAAGCGACCGGCGAACTGGTCGATCCGCACACCGCCATCGCGCTGCATGCTGCCCGCACCTCGGGCATTGCGGCGGACGTGCCGGTGGTGACGCTGGCCACCGCTCACCCCGCCAAGTTCCCCGACGCCGTGGAGCGCGCCACGGGCCGCCGCCCCGGTCTGCCCGCCCGCGTGGGTGACCTGTTCGAGCGCGAGGAGCGCCTCACCGACCTGCCCGGCGACTATGACGCCGTGGCCGCCTATGTGGCTCAGCACGCCACGCCCAAGGCATAA
- a CDS encoding SURF1 family protein, with the protein MKRIPIVATLVVLAAVALMIGLGIWQLHRLSWKEGLIARYQAAMNQPVLDWHDGVPLGAKGDYRRVSLTCTRFDGEHLVGGRNAQGQSGWAHWATCSAPSGSVTVVAGWSRDLAPRALAPAIVTGHALGGENGEDLRIVADPPLGRLEANATPDPRDLPNNHFSYAMQWFLFAATALVIYGIAVWKRGKKE; encoded by the coding sequence ATGAAGCGCATCCCTATCGTGGCCACGCTGGTGGTGCTGGCGGCGGTGGCGCTGATGATCGGCCTTGGCATCTGGCAACTCCACCGCCTGAGCTGGAAGGAAGGTCTGATCGCCCGCTATCAGGCGGCGATGAATCAACCCGTGCTGGACTGGCACGACGGCGTGCCCCTCGGCGCGAAAGGCGACTACCGCCGTGTAAGCCTCACCTGCACCCGCTTCGATGGCGAGCATCTTGTTGGTGGTCGCAATGCGCAGGGCCAGTCAGGCTGGGCGCATTGGGCCACCTGCTCGGCGCCGAGCGGCAGCGTGACGGTGGTGGCAGGCTGGTCGCGCGATCTGGCGCCGCGCGCTTTGGCGCCCGCGATCGTTACTGGCCATGCGCTGGGCGGCGAAAACGGCGAGGATCTGCGTATCGTCGCCGATCCACCGCTCGGGCGGCTGGAGGCCAACGCCACGCCCGATCCGCGCGATCTGCCAAACAATCACTTCTCCTACGCCATGCAGTGGTTCCTTTTCGCTGCGACAGCGCTCGTGATTTACGGGATTGCGGTTTGGAAGAGGGGGAAGAAGGAATAA
- a CDS encoding DUF983 domain-containing protein has protein sequence MEPSLLSAAALGLCPRCGKRTLFDGLASFAPRCSSCELDFAGFNVGDGPAAFLTLLIGTLACVIAGWMALTVDPPWWVYVVTLGPATLALILWGLRAGKAALLCAEFRRKAAEHRIEP, from the coding sequence ATGGAACCCTCTCTCCTGTCAGCCGCGGCGCTGGGCCTGTGCCCGCGCTGCGGCAAGCGCACGTTGTTTGACGGCCTGGCCAGCTTCGCTCCGCGCTGTTCGAGTTGCGAACTGGATTTCGCCGGCTTCAACGTCGGCGATGGCCCCGCCGCCTTCCTCACTTTGCTGATCGGCACGCTGGCCTGCGTGATCGCGGGCTGGATGGCGCTGACTGTCGACCCGCCATGGTGGGTCTATGTGGTGACGCTCGGCCCTGCCACGCTGGCGCTGATCCTTTGGGGCCTGCGCGCGGGCAAGGCGGCGCTGCTCTGCGCCGAATTTCGCCGGAAAGCCGCCGAACACAGGATCGAGCCATGA
- a CDS encoding cytochrome c oxidase subunit 3, with amino-acid sequence MASGKTHDYHILPPDIVPLAATIGAFTFTSGMVLFMHEMPGGKFVPWAGMALLLASMFAWFSKIVNEAKAGDHTPVVQLHQRYGMILFIASEVMFFVGWFWAFFDFSLFPSEISKVVGGHWPLKSMEAVMDPFDLPLLNTLILLCSGTTVTWAHHCLIHGDRDGLKKGLWITIALGMLFTSLQAYEYLHAPFAFGKNTYGSAFYMATGFHGFHVIVGTIFLAVCLKRAYNGDFTPRQHFGFEAAAWYWHFVDVVWLFLFVCIYVWGNWGFPVD; translated from the coding sequence ATGGCCAGTGGCAAGACGCACGACTATCATATCCTGCCGCCCGATATCGTGCCGCTGGCTGCGACAATCGGTGCCTTCACCTTCACCAGCGGCATGGTGCTGTTCATGCACGAGATGCCCGGCGGAAAATTCGTGCCCTGGGCCGGCATGGCGCTCCTGCTGGCCTCGATGTTCGCCTGGTTTTCCAAGATCGTGAATGAGGCCAAGGCGGGCGATCACACGCCGGTCGTGCAGCTTCACCAGCGCTATGGCATGATCCTGTTCATCGCCTCTGAGGTGATGTTCTTCGTCGGCTGGTTCTGGGCCTTCTTCGATTTCTCGCTGTTCCCGTCCGAGATTTCCAAGGTTGTCGGCGGGCATTGGCCGCTGAAATCGATGGAAGCGGTGATGGACCCCTTCGATCTGCCGCTGCTCAACACGCTGATCCTGCTGTGTTCGGGCACCACGGTCACCTGGGCGCACCACTGCCTGATCCATGGCGACCGCGACGGGCTGAAAAAGGGCCTGTGGATCACCATCGCGCTGGGCATGCTGTTCACCAGCCTGCAGGCCTATGAGTATCTCCACGCGCCCTTCGCCTTCGGCAAGAACACCTATGGCTCGGCCTTCTACATGGCGACGGGCTTCCACGGCTTCCATGTGATCGTGGGCACCATCTTCCTCGCGGTCTGCCTGAAACGCGCCTACAATGGTGACTTTACCCCCCGCCAGCACTTCGGCTTCGAGGCGGCGGCGTGGTACTGGCATTTCGTGGACGTGGTGTGGCTGTTCCTCTTCGTTTGCATCTATGTGTGGGGCAACTGGGGCTTCCCTGTCGATTGA